The genomic DNA CACCTGCACGTCCTTGCCCTTCTGCGCCCCGCCGCGGCGCCGCGCGCCGCCGCCGAACAGGTCCTCGATCCCCCCGAAGCCGCCGAAGTCGCGCATGAAGATGTTCAGCGCGTCCTCGAAGCCGAAGCCGCCGCCGAAGCCCGCGCCGCCGCCGCCGCTGCCGCGCAGGCCCGCGTGGCCGTAGCGGTCGTACGCGGCGCGCTTGTCGGAGTCGCGCAGCACCTCGTACGCCTCGGTGCACTCCTTGAACTTGGCCTCGGCTTCCTTGTCGCCGCCGTTGCGGTCCGGGTGGAACTCCATGGCCAGCTTGCGATACGCCTTCTTCACCGTCTCGCCGTCCGCATCGCGCGCCACGCCGAGGACCTCGTAGTAATCTCTCATATGTCCAGTCGCCATCGTTTTGTCGGCTCGGGTCGGTC from Longimicrobiaceae bacterium includes the following:
- a CDS encoding DnaJ domain-containing protein, with the protein product MATGHMRDYYEVLGVARDADGETVKKAYRKLAMEFHPDRNGGDKEAEAKFKECTEAYEVLRDSDKRAAYDRYGHAGLRGSGGGGAGFGGGFGFEDALNIFMRDFGGFGGIEDLFGGGARRRGGAQKGKDVQV